The proteins below come from a single Vidua chalybeata isolate OUT-0048 chromosome 1, bVidCha1 merged haplotype, whole genome shotgun sequence genomic window:
- the LYPLA1 gene encoding acyl-protein thioesterase 1 isoform X1, which produces MCGNNMSAPLPAIVPAARKATAAVIFLHGLGDTGHGWSEALAGIKSPHVKYICPHAPVMPVSLNMNMSMPSWFDIIGLSPDSQEDEAGIKQAAENVKALIDQEVKNGIPSNRIILGGFSQGGALSLYTALTTHQKLAGVIALSCWLPLRASFPQGPISGVNKDIAVLQCHGDCDPLVPVMFGSLTVEKLKTMINPANVTFKTYSGMMHSSSLEEMMDVKQFIDKHLPPID; this is translated from the exons ATGTGCGGCAACAACATGTCGGCTCCTCTGCCTGCCATCGTCCCGGCCGCCAGGAAGGCGACGGCCGCC GTCATTTTTCTTCACGGATTGGGAGATACCGG GCACGGATGGTCAGAAGCACTTGCTGGTATCAAAAGCCCCCATGTGAAATACATTTGCCCACATGC GCCAGTTATGCCTGTTTCTTTGAACATGAACATGTCTATGCCATCATG GTTTGATATCATTGGACTTTCTCCAGATTCACAGGAAGATGAAGCTGGCATCAAGCAGGCGGCGGAGAATG TTAAAGCACTGATAGATCAAGAAGTAAAAAATGGAATTCCTTCTAATAGAATTATTCTGGGAGGCTTTTCTCAG GGAGGTGCTTTATCATTGTATACAGCTCTTACAACACATCAAAAATTAGCAGGTGTCATAGCCCTCAGCTGTTGGCTTCCTCTACGGGCTTCTTTTCCTCAg GGCCCTATCAGTGGTGTCAACAAGGACATTGCTGTTCTTCAGTGCCACGGGGACTGTGACCCCCTGGTTCCTGTAATGTTTGGCTCCCTCACTGTTGAGAAGCTGAAGACTATGATAAATCCAGCCAATGTAACCTTCAAGACTTACTCTGGCATGATGCATAGTTCATCTCTTGAG GAGATGATGGATGTAAAACAGTTCATAGACAAACATCTACCTCCCATAGACTGA
- the LYPLA1 gene encoding acyl-protein thioesterase 1 isoform X2: MPVSLNMNMSMPSWFDIIGLSPDSQEDEAGIKQAAENVKALIDQEVKNGIPSNRIILGGFSQGGALSLYTALTTHQKLAGVIALSCWLPLRASFPQGPISGVNKDIAVLQCHGDCDPLVPVMFGSLTVEKLKTMINPANVTFKTYSGMMHSSSLEEMMDVKQFIDKHLPPID; this comes from the exons ATGCCTGTTTCTTTGAACATGAACATGTCTATGCCATCATG GTTTGATATCATTGGACTTTCTCCAGATTCACAGGAAGATGAAGCTGGCATCAAGCAGGCGGCGGAGAATG TTAAAGCACTGATAGATCAAGAAGTAAAAAATGGAATTCCTTCTAATAGAATTATTCTGGGAGGCTTTTCTCAG GGAGGTGCTTTATCATTGTATACAGCTCTTACAACACATCAAAAATTAGCAGGTGTCATAGCCCTCAGCTGTTGGCTTCCTCTACGGGCTTCTTTTCCTCAg GGCCCTATCAGTGGTGTCAACAAGGACATTGCTGTTCTTCAGTGCCACGGGGACTGTGACCCCCTGGTTCCTGTAATGTTTGGCTCCCTCACTGTTGAGAAGCTGAAGACTATGATAAATCCAGCCAATGTAACCTTCAAGACTTACTCTGGCATGATGCATAGTTCATCTCTTGAG GAGATGATGGATGTAAAACAGTTCATAGACAAACATCTACCTCCCATAGACTGA